The following proteins come from a genomic window of Paenibacillus sp. CAA11:
- a CDS encoding PadR family transcriptional regulator has product MNDLLNTLITELRRGTLTLAVLSQLRKPQYGYSLVQLLEASGISIDQSTLYPLLRRLEKQDLVTSSWDTSESRPRKYYVLSEYGMEIYQQLKAEWKKTTQELVQLLKGEEDQHESN; this is encoded by the coding sequence ATGAACGATTTATTAAATACTTTGATTACAGAATTAAGGAGAGGAACGTTAACTTTGGCCGTGTTAAGCCAGCTGCGCAAGCCTCAATATGGCTACTCCCTCGTTCAATTGCTGGAAGCGAGCGGAATTTCGATCGATCAGAGCACCTTGTATCCCCTGCTTCGCCGTCTGGAGAAACAGGATTTGGTCACCAGCAGCTGGGATACATCAGAGAGCAGGCCGCGTAAGTACTATGTACTCAGCGAGTACGGTATGGAAATCTATCAGCAGTTGAAGGCAGAGTGGAAGAAGACCACTCAAGAATTGGTTCAACTATTGAAGGGGGAGGAAGATCAACATGAATCTAATTGA
- a CDS encoding CD3324 family protein yields the protein MKYVNADVILPDHLIREIQKYVNGGMIYIPKPEDQHKKWGEASGGRKYLQQRNREIRLRFASGISIDQLAAQFCLSCHSIKKIVYSKPEE from the coding sequence ATGAAATATGTAAATGCGGATGTTATTCTCCCAGATCATCTCATTAGGGAGATTCAAAAGTATGTAAACGGCGGGATGATCTATATCCCCAAACCCGAAGACCAGCACAAAAAATGGGGCGAGGCTTCGGGGGGCAGAAAATACCTGCAGCAGAGAAATAGAGAGATCAGGCTGCGATTCGCTAGCGGCATCTCCATTGACCAGCTGGCAGCACAGTTCTGCTTGTCTTGCCACAGTATTAAGAAAATTGTATATTCCAAGCCTGAAGAATGA
- the imm48 gene encoding Imm48 family immunity protein, translated as MTVMQAIDELIDFTDVIYEGLGITFEETNELERQVISAFCFGAVNAIVQRDHMAPHDAHALMLSLLIRKFAYSPEQAAAFTEDLIQATNPDVHQVMNAIIHRGIDGHRQYVEQNHEELRQNITEILITLQSEE; from the coding sequence ATGACCGTTATGCAGGCAATAGACGAATTAATTGATTTTACAGATGTGATTTATGAGGGATTGGGGATTACTTTTGAAGAGACGAATGAGCTGGAGCGTCAGGTCATCTCAGCCTTCTGCTTCGGGGCCGTTAACGCCATTGTTCAGCGGGACCACATGGCTCCACATGATGCGCATGCGCTGATGCTGTCCCTGTTGATCCGCAAATTTGCATACAGTCCCGAGCAGGCAGCTGCTTTTACAGAGGACCTTATTCAGGCGACTAATCCGGATGTTCACCAAGTGATGAACGCGATCATCCATCGCGGCATTGATGGACATAGACAGTATGTGGAACAGAACCATGAAGAGCTTCGTCAGAATATTACGGAGATTTTAATTACGCTGCAAAGTGAAGAGTAA
- a CDS encoding SDR family oxidoreductase — protein MNVLVVGASGQIGRQLVRMLAESGKHRVTAMVRRQEQADKLLQEGIQAVNGNLLAGVEELVRLVTGFDSIVFTAGSGGSTGADMTLLIDLDGAVKMMEAAELAGVKRFVMVSAMGAHRRDRWVEQIKPYYAAKHYADRILVSTSLDYTIIRPGALLNEPGTGRIACAEDLERGAIPREDVARMIQAVLDDTRTYRRAFDLKSGDTSIEAALQQL, from the coding sequence ATGAATGTACTTGTCGTAGGAGCGAGTGGACAGATCGGTCGTCAGCTTGTGCGTATGCTTGCCGAGAGTGGGAAGCACCGGGTTACGGCCATGGTTCGCCGTCAAGAGCAGGCCGACAAGCTATTACAAGAGGGGATTCAGGCCGTGAACGGCAACCTTCTAGCCGGCGTAGAGGAGCTTGTTCGCCTGGTTACGGGCTTTGATTCTATTGTGTTTACAGCCGGCTCAGGAGGAAGCACAGGGGCAGACATGACCCTTCTTATCGATCTGGATGGAGCCGTTAAAATGATGGAAGCCGCAGAGCTGGCGGGTGTTAAGCGATTCGTTATGGTGAGCGCAATGGGTGCCCACCGAAGGGATCGCTGGGTAGAGCAGATCAAGCCTTATTACGCAGCTAAGCACTATGCCGACCGAATACTGGTGTCAACTTCGCTGGACTATACCATTATTCGCCCTGGTGCACTGCTGAATGAGCCTGGAACCGGACGAATTGCTTGTGCCGAAGACTTGGAGCGGGGAGCGATTCCGCGTGAGGATGTGGCCAGGATGATACAAGCGGTATTAGATGATACGCGGACATATCGCAGGGCATTTGATTTAAAATCCGGCGATACGTCGATTGAAGCCGCGCTGCAGCAGTTATGA
- a CDS encoding HAAS signaling domain-containing protein — protein MNLIELYIQEVTRRLPEKMRADIALELRSTIEDMLPEEYTEEEVKGVLAQLGNPAVLAGNYKDRPMHLIGPRYYDGYIHLLKMI, from the coding sequence ATGAATCTAATTGAGCTATATATTCAGGAAGTGACACGCAGGCTTCCCGAGAAAATGCGGGCGGATATTGCGCTTGAGCTGCGTTCGACGATCGAGGATATGTTACCGGAGGAATATACCGAAGAAGAAGTCAAGGGCGTTCTTGCCCAATTGGGGAATCCGGCTGTTCTTGCAGGAAATTATAAAGATCGGCCTATGCATCTGATTGGTCCCAGATATTATGATGGGTATATTCATCTTCTCAAGATGATATAG
- a CDS encoding DUF2785 domain-containing protein: MTLKEKLILIKTNGYQAPSGTFQLIQEMMDNIGSIDAQLRDELIYTTLSNWIPGNALTVNELEQLLSVVLDKNHLLFRLGETNTDSVFTRSFSMLVIPLLLMKHRESPFLSSKHIHQIKEKVFYNIHKERDYRGYDEEKGWAHAIAHAADALDDLAQCSELDKKDLLIILDLVYEKMTITDRVYSDGEDERMVNSIISVLNKKILSQTYVEKWIQSFGDVEKNPEFLHAFKQKNNIKNFLKSLYFRVKFHKVDAVLCPTIEHTLYNVEQVYYS, translated from the coding sequence ATGACGCTTAAAGAAAAGCTGATATTGATAAAAACCAATGGTTACCAAGCGCCTTCGGGTACATTCCAATTGATACAAGAGATGATGGATAACATCGGTTCTATAGATGCCCAATTACGTGATGAGCTAATTTATACAACCTTATCCAATTGGATTCCGGGTAATGCTCTAACTGTAAACGAACTGGAACAACTCCTATCCGTTGTTTTGGATAAAAACCATTTACTTTTCAGGCTGGGTGAAACAAATACAGACTCTGTCTTCACTAGATCTTTCTCTATGCTAGTTATACCGCTTCTCCTGATGAAGCATAGGGAATCGCCATTTTTATCAAGTAAGCATATTCATCAGATCAAAGAGAAAGTATTTTATAATATACATAAGGAGCGAGATTACCGTGGGTATGATGAAGAAAAAGGGTGGGCTCATGCCATAGCTCATGCAGCAGATGCTTTGGACGATCTGGCCCAATGCTCAGAACTGGACAAAAAAGACCTCTTAATCATCCTCGATTTAGTCTATGAAAAGATGACCATAACGGATCGAGTTTACTCCGATGGGGAAGATGAAAGAATGGTGAATTCTATAATTAGTGTTTTAAATAAAAAAATACTTAGTCAAACCTATGTAGAGAAATGGATCCAAAGTTTTGGGGACGTGGAGAAAAATCCAGAATTCCTTCATGCCTTTAAGCAAAAAAATAATATAAAGAACTTCTTGAAAAGTTTATACTTTCGAGTTAAATTTCACAAAGTAGATGCCGTACTTTGTCCAACTATCGAGCATACATTATATAATGTAGAACAAGTATACTATTCCTAG
- a CDS encoding GNAT family N-acetyltransferase, with protein sequence MPKHVIRNLRPEDYGAVAKLLNTILSEPTTAEMLKDEEDKIPPGKLHYSEEGMLLGWDRPKWVVENEQDQIIAYAIAWRAPWAEPGELAFTLVVDPDRCSEGVGTALYNTIHHWAEEVRASRLVTSIRESDSRALTFAQQREYVQERHLFESVLDLSSFDGEPLYQSIEEAKQKGIQFTTLAEEPGEPNERKLHELYEITSKDIPGYSGSYPWFEEWKKWSIEQNGVRPEWIHIAKDGDRYIGVATLQQNEQTRAMYHEFTGVHPEYRGRHIALALKMLAIRTAQAYGVPYLRTHNDSLNGPMLRVNRDLLGFTGEPGLFKMVRELS encoded by the coding sequence TTGCCAAAGCACGTTATTCGAAACCTGCGGCCAGAGGACTACGGAGCTGTTGCGAAGCTGCTAAACACCATCTTGTCAGAGCCTACAACGGCTGAGATGCTGAAAGATGAAGAAGACAAAATCCCCCCAGGAAAACTGCATTATAGTGAGGAAGGGATGCTGCTCGGCTGGGATCGGCCCAAGTGGGTCGTGGAGAATGAGCAAGATCAAATTATCGCCTATGCGATTGCATGGCGGGCGCCATGGGCTGAACCGGGAGAGCTTGCCTTTACGCTCGTCGTTGACCCGGACCGTTGCAGCGAAGGTGTGGGGACTGCACTCTATAACACGATTCATCATTGGGCGGAAGAAGTGAGGGCATCACGGTTAGTCACATCCATTCGGGAATCGGACAGCCGTGCTTTAACTTTTGCACAACAGCGAGAATATGTACAAGAACGCCATTTGTTTGAGTCCGTCTTGGATCTGTCTTCCTTTGACGGCGAGCCGCTGTATCAATCCATAGAAGAAGCTAAGCAGAAGGGAATTCAGTTCACTACACTTGCAGAGGAACCTGGAGAACCTAATGAAAGAAAGCTGCATGAGCTCTATGAGATTACAAGCAAGGATATTCCTGGTTACTCCGGCAGCTATCCTTGGTTCGAAGAATGGAAAAAATGGAGTATCGAGCAGAATGGGGTACGCCCGGAATGGATTCATATTGCCAAGGACGGTGATCGCTACATTGGCGTTGCTACCTTGCAGCAGAATGAGCAAACCCGCGCGATGTACCATGAATTCACAGGTGTGCATCCCGAGTATCGCGGGCGCCATATTGCACTCGCCCTGAAAATGCTTGCTATACGGACTGCGCAGGCATATGGTGTTCCCTACTTAAGAACCCATAACGATTCCCTTAACGGCCCCATGCTGAGGGTCAACCGGGACCTCCTTGGATTTACAGGTGAACCCGGGCTGTTTAAGATGGTGCGGGAGCTAAGTTAA